The Humulus lupulus chromosome 7, drHumLupu1.1, whole genome shotgun sequence region tggaattttacaaaaattataaaaatgagtATAACAATTTATTACGGTTCTGTAATCGCatgttacaattttttatttagtctataaatgttgtttacaaaattgtaatatattgttacaaacttgtaaattttaattacaaatttgtaaactttggttACAAAATGACTGTATTATTAAActttgtttataaaaaaaaaattgcattgaCGATTATGCTCCtccgtatttttataattttttacagATTCTgtatttttagtatatttttttaaattttaggtatttttgtaaatttttcttAATAGGGTATTTATGCAATATcaatttgtgttttattttagaATAATTGGTGGAAATAGACTTTTTTTTAAAGTCTATTTtgtattttgattttgttttggtaattttttgcaaaatgacttaTATATCTAGAATTCAAATAAGGTGTAAGAAGTTTTCAATGAGTTCATTTTGCCAAACACTTCTAAAAAatattcatattattattatttataattctttACAAAGTAGCCTTCTAGAAATAGAATATAGAATGTTTCGAgaatgttattttttaaataattatatatataaagtattttaCAAAGTGATGTTAAAAACTGGTTATTTTACTTAACACTCCTAAAAGAaattgagtaatgatatgtgcacccaaaataaaCACCAAAACATTACTCATAGTGACGTGGCATTGTTTTTTAAAACAATAAGtcccaattttaataaatgtaatTGGCGAGACTAAACTGTCACGTCATTGTGTGTAATATTTAGGTGCATAATTTGAGTGCATATATCACTACTCATCCTATAATTAGAGACTTCTCGAGTCAACCAATCTTTTGATGTTCAAGGTCACTCAGAGTCTTCAGTAAAAAAAACTTCTCGACAAAGCATCCTAATGAGGAAAAAGAATTCCAACATTAGCAACATAGACTACATAGAGAGTATTCTCCATTAGAGCTTCAAATTTCCGGGGATCAACACCAGAAAATTTTAGTAATCAGCACATATGATGGATTCAGCTTGGTCCAGTTGCAAAGGATCCCAAATGAGAACCAAGTTAGAACAGGCTTAATCACCTTAGTGACAACTATATCTCTATGCAATCCTAGTCAGTTCATGCATTAAAAATCTCCTAAGTTGCACTTTTAACTATTGGAATGGGAGCCATTAGTAGCATATTCTGTGCATAGGATTAAGTTTGAGATGTTCCAAACAAATGTGTTGTAATAATCTAGAGAAATGTGTAAATATAATGGAATTCAATTAGCTTTAAATGAAATTATCAAGCAATTTTCTCTAGTTTGTCAGCTTACACTATTAAAAAAAAACGCCAATCTCGGCGGTTTAAAACCACGCTATCTTGGCAGGCCTAGCTCACCAAGATTGAAAATGAGGCTATGTCGGCTGTAATTTCAGTGTCAACACCAGGCTCGACCCTGGGCACAGGCGGGTCAGGCTTGTACCTAGGGCTCTCACATAATAAAGCcccaaattttttaaaattgcTACTATTTTACATACACAAAGGctccaaaaaaaatttaaaaattcattttatatataatttttttttaaaataacatattttgtaTAGGGCATTATACAACTCAGGACCGGCGCCCTGGCCAAAACATATCTGGTTTTGAAGATGGGAACATCTGAAACTGCTGGTGCTGTCTATTGGCTTGCAAGAAAGATCCTAACTCGACTACTTTCACTCCGGATCATATCAACTTTGTTTTGTATGTAAAAACTTTTCCCTCTCAAACTCAAGACTCAAAATTGAGATTCATGATTCATGACCACTGTAGTTCAGTTCCAGTTTTTATAACACTAAAATTACCTTGTGAGCAGTTGTGATCACTGCATTAAAACGTCTAACTTTACATATTTTAGTACATGGTCTTGGCATGAAAACTCTGAAACCATGGCATGGCTGCAGAAGCTGTTATAAACGATCTATTAGTAGGCCAAATCCTTTTGAATATTTCTACATTTTACCATCTGAATGGATACAtgtgtatgtgtgtatatatcACTACACTACTCTTAGACTAAAAGCTCTAATTGAAATGTCTTTTACAGGAAAACACTGCATTTGCTAGGAGAGCACAAAAGCCCTTCCAAAGCCTTATTTCGCCTGACACCTAACTTACATAAGAGAATTGTACTCTTTTTCTTCCCCATGTTCTATTGCTTTTCTCCCCCTATTTTTCTTTCCTATAAACAAAACatattgttaaaaataataagtaagctcaagtctttttttttttttttttgtaatactcAGGTCTCAAATGTAATATATGGCACCTCATGTTCAAGTCTCTGAAACTTTTAAATTTCTTTGAACAAAAAAAGGCTAAGAAACCTAACTTTAACAATCCCTTACTTTCAATCTTCATCCTCTGCATCCAAGACATAGGTCTCAAAAGATTGAATTTTACTTTCTCTTTCTACAATTTCTTTCAAAATACACTATCAAATCAATAATCAATGAAATCCTAATTATTGAGACAAAGAATAATCaagagggaaagagagagagagagagagagtgtgtgtattCTCATTTACATTATGACAGGCTGTGCACTATAAGGAATCTCTGCATAATTCTGAATGAGGGCTTGTCTGATTGGATCTTGTAATGGTAACCCATTTGGTGTGAATAGTTCTGACTCATATGCACAGATCAGGATTTGTATAACAATGGTTACAAGTACCAAGACAGCCACAGAAAATGCAGTGCCTTCCCATGATGAAAACACAGAAAGCCATTGAAAGAGTTTCACATAGCCGCACACAATCAGACATGACCAACTAATCACAACCTGGCTCAAACATAAGAATAGAATTATATAATGACACCATGAAAGTTAAAATAATCAGTGCAATACTACATACACTAAAAAAATTACAGTAAAACCATTTCTTTGCAAAAATAGTCTTTCAGGGTATCAAGTTTGTGGAGAAAAAGAAAGTCACTTTTCAAAGTGACATTATAAAATAACTATTTTATCAAAGGTTTGTGTAGTATTATGAGTGTCTCTAGCATTACTCGAAGAATATTATGTTATCtaaatattagatgaagctaTCTTACAATTAGAGACTTCTTGGGTCGACCAATCTTATGATGTTCAAGGTCACTGAAAGTGTCTTTAGTAAAATACTTCTCCAACAAAGCATCCTAATAAGGAGAAATAATTCCAGCATTAGCAACATGACTATATCGAAAGTAAGTTAGAACAGGTTTAATTACCTTGGTGACAAATATATCTCTGCACCATTGTGCAATGCCATCATCTGTTTCTGGGAGTTCATGCATTAAAAATCTCTTGAGTTGTACTTTTACCTGTTAGAATTGGAGCCATTAGTAGCACATATTGTGCTTAGGATTAAGTTTGTGATGTTTCAAACAAATGTGTTGTAATAAGCAAGAGAAACGTGTTAAATAAAATGAAATTCAACTAGCtttgaatgaaataattatgCAATTTCTCTAGTTTTGTCAGAGCTTACCACTGAAGTTTCTCCTCTAAACATGCTCAACAATGTAGGAGGATGTTGATTCTTTGAAGTAGTTACAGTACAATCATAAATTGCCGGAACAAATGACCGCATGTAACTTACTGCTGAAACAAAACCCTGTGAGAGCATGCATGAAAATATTCAAATTACAATAGCTCAAACGGTCAGGTAAGTGGTCTGTCTGAGATTCGAATCCCTTCTGGTACTACATATAGCAATTGCTATAATTTCTGGGTCTTCAAATATTGTAGAGTTACACAATTACAAAAACAAGGAAAAAGGGTGGCAAACACTTCAGAATAAAGTGAATATGCAGATGAGTGTGTATGTATAAACAACTTTGTCTCTCTAGTATAAGAAGAATGCTAATGGAATACTACTATGAAATTCAGTTCAAAATCACCTTTGTACGTGGAATCAATACATTCTTAGGAATAGGTAACCCTCTTGAGGCTGCATAATGTTGAGCAACTGCTAGCTTTGGCTGTGTAAAGCGAGTTCCCTCTACAAAGAGAGCCAACCAAAAAGGCATGGGAAAATCCTCTAGTTGCTGAAAACCTGACTGTACCTCAGAAACAAATGAGTCATTACAAGATAATCAAGACAAAGACCTCAAAAAAGGGGGGGTGGGGGGAAATAGATTATAAAGATACCTTCAATTTGACTTCATCTTTATCCCATTTTGTTTCCAAGAAGATATAATCAGACAACCACATGGACCAACCTATAATCTACATAAAGTTACTGCATTTTTAGAATCACAAACTTAATCagaacatatataaatatagaatGGTGGTTGAGTGAGAACTCACTGGGAGGAATTTAGCTTCTTTTCTCATGATGGCTACTGAGCTACCAAGGCAACCAGAACGCTGTTAATCATAAGTTCAATATTCAATCACGAAAGAAGCTAAAAAGAAAAACCTAAGAGGGGTAGCTCAAATGGTTGGGTATGTGGTTTGCTCCCACAAAGTCTCACTTTGAGGTTTGAGTCCTCCTGGGTACTTACATAGCAATCACTACAGTTTCTTGGTTTCTAACTATTGTATGGTTGAAAGCctgatttcaaaaataaaaaataaaaaaatgatgataGGATACAGGTGAAACTTATCACCTGAGCTAAGACCCATCCAACAAGCCAATCAATGTCACCCTTGTGGTTGCTTATGACAAGTGCATTTTCTTTACCTATAAATGCCTCAAAATATAGGTTTCCGAGTCAATTGAAAGTCATAAAAATAATGGCAATTAACTACTACATAGTTATCATCTCACCCATAAATTGAAATGTTTCTGAATCAGTGTAGAGCTCGACCTAGAGGGAGAAACTTAATCAGTTACCATCAAGAGGATACAATAGAAGTATATCAGTGCACCCAAATCACAGTTCTCACTTCTCATTCTCAGCATTTCAATGGGTTATTATGCAGATTATAAAGGGGGAAAATGAAAGAGTTTTCATGTACCTTAATAGCTGCCCACCAATCAATGAACCATATGAGTTCCAACCACAACAATTCTGCAGTTCCTTTGTTGATCCTTTTATACATGCTCTTTGAAAGAGGACGAACAAGAACAAAGAAAACAGCCTGCAATAGTACACGTATATATAACATACACATACATGTACACATATAGACATTGCTTTATAAAGTTTATCCTCAAAAAATATGATATAACTTTTTCCCTGATGGGTATTGTTGCTCCGCAAAATTGGGAGAGAAGGTTCAATCAACCAAAATGCAAAATGAAAGCGAAGAAGTTCATGTGGAGGAAACAGAGATATACGACATTTATGGGGTCAAAGTAGAGATGTTTGAAAGAGGTACCTGAAGAAAATTAACAAGAGTGCCGGAGCAAATGACAAGGATTCCCAAAGGAACAATGACCAGTGCAGCTGGGACCGCCATGGTTGGTTAGTGCTGCAACCAATCCTGTTACTGTTACTTACGCCAAAGGGTATCCACACAGAGAGTTTATAGCAAAAGGGTATCCACAAAAAAGTATAATTATtgtgaatattaattgaaaagtCGTGCAGTGTATGATTACCTACCGGAAAAGATAACAATGAAGAAAACGAGGACTTAGTCGTTTCCTTTTATTAAAATATACACACTATCTTGTTTGGAGATAATGTCAGAATAAATCACGTTTGAACCAATTTAATAAGCATTAAATGATTTGTTAACACAAATCATGGGATTACATGATAATATAATAAGGTCCACGAATTCCACAAATACTTTGAACAATAATTATTAATAACTTTTATGGAGATTCTTTTATAATGTATTTCTTTATTCTATTTCTTCTctcgatctctctctctctctctctatatatatatatatatataatatatcatcATCGTGACAGTCAACTCTAATAAGGATTTTATTCATTGTTATAATGTCTTACATGCTGAGTTGGGCATGCTTTACTTGCAAATGTACAATAAATACATAGGACTATTATTGCTAGTTATTAGAGACCATCAATCTTTACAACTGAAAGTTTGATACTTGATACCAGTAATGAATCTAGTCAAATATTGACAGGCTATGAACTGTTGTCAACTCTCTGGTTCTCTGCATAGTTCTGAATAAAGGCTTGCTTCATTGGATCTTGTGAGGGTAACCCAATTGGTGTGGATCGCTCTGACTCAGATGAATGGACGAGGATTTGCATAGTGAAGGTAACAAGAACCAAGAAAGCTCCAAAAAATGTAATGCCTTGCCAAGATGACAGCAGAGAAGACCATCGAAAGAGCTTCACAATGCCGTACACTATTAGACATGACCAACAAGTGACAACCTGCTCAAACACCTTAGATTAGACTCCAAAAGAAAAGATCATGAGCTTATGGTATAATGAAGTTTATATCTTACTATTAGAGATTTTTTGGGTCGATCAATCTTTTGATGTTCAAGATCAGTGAATTTGCCTCTAGTAGAATAGTTCTCCAGCAAAACATCCTGAGGAGGAGAAAACATCAGAAATAGCAGTATCATAGCCAAGAATCTAAAAATTCTACACCACTAGAGCTGCAGATAGTTTACTTACTAGCCCCTAGACCAAATCCAAGCCAGAAAATTCAGTTATATAAAGTTATAACTTAGTGTATAAATAACAAAAATCTATAAAGGGATTCAACCCGGAACAGTTATAAAAGGTCACAAGTAAGCCTAGTTGAAAAAGAGAGATTTCCCATGAAGAAAAGTTTTTACCTTGGTAACAAATACATCTCTACACCATTGTGCCATACCATCTTCTGTTTCTGGGAGTTCATGCATTGAATGTCTCCTAATTTGCACTTTTACCTGTAAGAATGGAAAAACTTATAATAATCATGATTAATTTCCTAGTCTCACAAGATGTATTGTGATGTTCCCAACAATAGTTTTCTGATGTACATATAGAAAACTAGAGAAAGAACCTTACTGCATTTCGATCAGTTAAATGCAATTATGAAGTTACTATCTGGTTTTGTTGGCTTACCACTGAAGTTTTCCCTCCAAACATTCTCAACAATGTGGGAGGAGACTGATTGGTTGGAATGGCTACTGTGCAATCATAAATTGCTGGAACAAATGAGCGCATATGACTAACTGCTGAAACAAAACCCTGTGAGCATGCCCGGTAGACACTTTAGAAGAGAGTGAACATGCCATATATGGAGATATATGTGTCTGGAATCAGCACTTGTGCTATTAAAAATTTCAATTCAAATTCACCTTTGTACGTGGAATTAGTACATTCCTAGGAACAGGCAAGCCTCTTGCAGCTGCATAATGTTGAGCTGCTGCCAACTTTCCCTGCGTGAAGCGAGTTCCCTCTACAAAGAGAGCCAACCAAAAGGGCACAGGAAAATCCTCCAGCCGCCGAAAACCTGACTGCAGCACAGAAACTGAGAGATTAAACAAGACAGACCAAAAAAAATCAACTCTATAAACTAATGTGAGGATACCTTCAAGGTGATTTCATCTTTAGTCCAATTTCTTTCCAAGAAGACATAATCAGAAAACCACATTGACCAACCTATGATCTGCATAAAGTTACTGTCTTTTTTAAATTTACTGACTTACCAAAAACAATCCCAAAAGAGTAAAAATGAATTTATACAAAATAGTGATTGATTGAGGACTCACTGGCAAGAATTTAGCTTCCTTTTTCACTATAGCTAATGAGCTACCAAGGCAACCAGAACGCTGTTAACCATAAGTCAATTAATCAATCAGTTGAAAAGAAAATATGTAGATCATCCCAAagaatttctttaaaaaaaatgcgGTTATAATGTATGGCTAAACATAGTAGAAATGGTATACACCTGAGCTAAGACCCATCCAACAAGCCAATCAATGTCACTTCTGTGATTGCTTATGACAAGTGCATGTTCCTTACCTGGGAATGCCATCTTTTGTGAGATACATAAACTATATAACAATACAACTGCTCTGAAGAGGTAAAATTCTGAATATTAATTGACTGAAAAAAGTTATTAAATGATAATCTTCTCACCCAATAATCGAAATGTGTCTGCATCTGTATGCACCTCAACCTAGATCATCAAAAAATTCTAATGATTCACCATCAAGAGGTTACAAAACTCATAAGCATTTTCAATTGGTTATTGTACAGATTTTCAAAACAGAAAATATGAAAAAGAGAAGCTTTAAATAAAAAGTTTTTATTTACAGAGTTGTCTACGTACCTTAATAGCTGCCCACCAATCAATGAGCCAAATGAGTTCCAACCATAACAATTCTGCAATTACTTTATTAATCCTCCTGTACATGTTCTTTGATAGGGGACGAACAAGAACGAAAAAAACTGCCTAAaagaataaagaaataaacatCAACGATTATGTTTATCAATCAAGGTATCGTAACTTTCATTCACTGCCCAATGTGGAGAAACAAAGCAAAGACATTTACGGTCAGAGAGGAAAACCCACCACGTGTTTGAGAGTATACCTGAAAAAGATTAACAGTTAAGCCTGAGAAAAGGAAAAGGATTCCAATGGGAACGATAACAAGTGATGCTGGAACCGCCATGGCTTGCTTGCTCTGTAAGTGCCCTGTTCCAGAGCGAGAacgagagagggagagagaaagagaaagaaaagctgAGAAAATcgtagagaaagagagaaagtttGAATGAGAATtgtagagagggagagagagaggcgCCTCGAACTCTCACTACCGTACCATTGCATTGCATAAGCGCCATTACAGAGCAAGCCACCCCTCTTTTAGCgctttctttttattatttttatatataatgatTGGCTTACGTTGCAATGCCTTTTCTTATTAGAAATGACGTGGCAAGGGTGAACAAAATTGtaaattggttttttttttccggatgtaaattggttttattttttCGGATGTAAATTGGTAAAACATCATTTTGGCCGGTATTTGTTTTTAATACGTAATTgactttgtattttgttaaataacaatttaGATTCTATGTTTaataaaatagatcaaaatagtaaTTTAGATCTgatttttgtcaaaatattttcaattataagatcaattttcGGGTCGTTAGTGATGCGTTGGGTTCAAAGAAGTGAAGAAAGTGGTTGGCGAGCTAATAATGAAATAttagaattgaaaaaaaaaaattgacaaaaattgggtataagatactattttgatctattttgtaaaacacaaagtctgaattatcatttaacaaaaaacAGGGGCCGATCGTATATTTGGGAAAAACACAGAGGTCAAACTGATATTTTTCCCTTTAGATTATTTTGATAAATTGAAATTAATAATTCTAATAAATTATTTAGCAATGTCACGACTGTTACCCGTCCACGTAGAAGAAAAATTGAAATTTGTTAGATTGAAAAAAATGGTTTGTAAATAGGGAAGAGAGATATTAACATTTTGAAAGTATATGTGTAATTACTAGGTCGTGTAATTATATATCCTAGTAATTACactattatttaaaatacaaggtGTGTTTGGATGTCAAGTAGTAATTACTTATGAATTCCTAATGTCATGTTTGGCTTTAGAGAGTGTAATTAGGATCCCTCAATTACCTTCAATTATATAATTACTGTGTAATTACATTGTCAGACAAACACGCAAATTCGAGTAATTATTTCGAATTACACTCAATTCCAAATTACAGGGTAGATTTCCAAACACACCCTAAATcaatcttattttaaaaaaaaaatgcagggTGTGAAAGACTATAGTAAGTGAGAAAATGACAATAATTTGTAAAGATGACAATAAGTAAGGAAAACGACAACTATTGTAAAAACGACAATAAACACTACAACAATTAATGCTAGTTGCGGCATAGCTATTAGCGACGGGTTCAGTCCGTCGCTATTATACAggctattagcggcggactagggGGTCCACCGctaattatgtgtgattatttaaaaaatatataataatatgtatTACCGGCGGACTGCCCATTATTAGCGATgggtagtccgccgctaatacaacAGATGAAATGCCCGGGAAACAGAtggttatttttttaagttttattagCGACGGATAATCATTTTTTATTAGAGGCggattatccgccgctaatagtattaGCGACGGAGAATCTCATTTATTAGCGGTGGCTATAGTAATAGCAGTGGGACCCCGCCGCTAATACATTTACGGTTTAAAATTTCGCAGCCCAATTTCCTTCTTCTCTtcccttctctctgtcaaaacccTTCTccattttctccattttcttcACTGATCACTCACGATATCCCCTACTCACGCCAAAATTTTCTACTCAAGATTTCTGGTGCCATTGTACTGAGTACTGAGTTCACCTCATTTCCTTTCATCACTCACTTGCCACTCAAGCAAATAACTTCCCGTCATCTCCAATTTCTCATCTCTCAAACTCGCAGTCGCCGCACAACCAGTACCCCTGCATCACCGCACCGCCACACCACCGCGCGACGTTCTCCAACCCTCCGTCCACTCCTTTCGTAGTCGCACTTCGCACTATTCTCCTCTCTCCATCCAGTCTCTGTCCTCTCTCAGTCTCTCCTACGCACCTTTTCATTTATAcaggtatatataaatatatgttattgAAATCCTTTTACAGCTTTAATTTTGATGCTTGTGATACTTTCTTGATGAGATATTTGTTTTTGATTTTGTTTCTGGAAGAAAATATGAATATTTGTGGGGCTCTAGTTTGATTTTCAAATTAGTGTTAAGAGCTGAAATTCGATAAACCCAGAAACATCGCATCCCGGACCAAAACCTAAAACAAATCGTCATACCCATTTTTCATTCTCTATACACACTCCCCTGCTCTTCAAAATGTGCATATCTTCCATTTGCTTTAGAGTCTCTTCTCTTCGGctgctatatatatacatatatttatatatatatatatatcactctACTAATTACATATTGATTTTGGGTTTTTCTTTTCTTAACAGATTCGAGCTCAACTTCTTCATCTCTAATAACTTGGGATCAATATTCTTTTTGCTGCCTATCACAGTGCTTCAGGTACTTCTTTTctcaaaacaaaatatatattcttGAAGAACAAGTTATAAAGTTTGTATATGATTGCACACTTGTATTTATGGCTGTATGATTTTGTTCTCTCTGCTTTTAGTGGAATGAATCGACCAATTTTTTTATGGATCAAGAAGTGTTTATTTATGCTCAGTTATACTATAttttacttggtttttttttaatttttttttccataattcAATATGCAGATATTGTTTTTGGTAGTTTACTGCTGAAGTGTAGAGCTACTCTAGATTTCCTAGCCCTAAACCTTGTCTCGATATTCAGGTATGAGAAAACTTTGGTAGATTTTATAGTATGGTGAGGAAGTTGTAGATTTTATGGTTtgattaagttttttttaatcaattgacttggtggttttttatttattagtttataattaaaaaaaatattagtatgTTGCTTTATGTTTTTTGtgaaatttaattaagtaaaatagttttttttttgttatatgttatgtcaacataatgagaattgtaatgaatattatataatttagttaattagtattatcataaataattgaaaattattaaaaaattaattagtagttaattagaagttaatttattttctctgtcccggtatgcttgttattgatggttgttgactacaatcatcaattacagggatattggcacagaaatgataagtttaaaatattattaataaaataatgaatgataaagattaataaaatttatctaattatttacaaaaataaattagccttaaagtcaaataataattaatttgtaaaattattattattattacaaattatataattaaatagttataaattacataaatatagaaattggtaattatatttcataaaagtataaacaattaagaataaataattatataaataataatttattttttgattaatttttaataatttaattaattaaataataaaagtttgatataatattatctaattaaataatttaatttaattttttaattgaataacattgtttaatgtaaattacatgaatataaaatttgataattatatttaataaaattttaaaaaattatgaataaataataatttatttttaattattttttattaatttaattaattaaataataaaagtttgatataatatgatctaattaaataatttaatttaatttgtttattgaataacattgtttaatataaattacatgaatataaaaattgataattatatttaataaaattttaaaaaattatgaataaataataatttatttttaattattttttattaatttaattaattaaataataaaagtttgatataatattatctaattaaattatataatttaatttgtttattgaataacattatctaatattaaattgttataaattacatgaatatagaaattgataattatatttaataaaagtataaaaaattaagaataaataattatataaataataatttattttttattaatttttaataatttaattaattaaataataaaattttgatataatattatctaattaaataatttaatttaatttttttattgaataacattgtttattataaattacatgaaaataaaaatcgataattatatttaataaaattttaaaaaattatgaataaataataatttatttttaatttatttattaatttaattaattaaataataaaagtttgatataatattatctaattaaattatataatttaatttgtttattgaataacattattcTAATATTAAAttgttataaattacatgaatatagaaattgataattatatttaaaaattatgaataaataataaattagtttaggaaaaaaaattaatttgtttataaataacattatctaataaaaca contains the following coding sequences:
- the LOC133790421 gene encoding 1-acyl-sn-glycerol-3-phosphate acyltransferase 3-like isoform X1, encoding MAVPAALVIVPLGILVICSGTLVNFLQAVFFVLVRPLSKSMYKRINKGTAELLWLELIWFIDWWAAIKVELYTDSETFQFMGKENALVISNHKGDIDWLVGWVLAQRSGCLGSSVAIMRKEAKFLPIIGWSMWLSDYIFLETKWDKDEVKLKSGFQQLEDFPMPFWLALFVEGTRFTQPKLAVAQHYAASRGLPIPKNVLIPRTKGFVSAVSYMRSFVPAIYDCTVTTSKNQHPPTLLSMFRGETSVVKVQLKRFLMHELPETDDGIAQWCRDIFVTKDALLEKYFTKDTFSDLEHHKIGRPKKSLIVVISWSCLIVCGYVKLFQWLSVFSSWEGTAFSVAVLVLVTIVIQILICAYESELFTPNGLPLQDPIRQALIQNYAEIPYSAQPVIM
- the LOC133790421 gene encoding 1-acyl-sn-glycerol-3-phosphate acyltransferase 3-like isoform X2 — its product is MAVPAALVIVPLGILVICSGTLVNFLQAVFFVLVRPLSKSMYKRINKGTAELLWLELIWFIDWWAAIKVELYTDSETFQFMGKENALVISNHKGDIDWLVGWVLAQRSGCLGSSVAIMRKEAKFLPIIGWSMWLSDYIFLETKWDKDEVKLKSGFQQLEDFPMPFWLALFVEGTRFTQPKLAVAQHYAASRGLPIPKNVLIPRTKGFVSAVSYMRSFVPAIYDCTVTTSKNQHPPTLLSMFRGETSVVKVQLKRFLMHELPETDDGIAQWCRDIFVTKVVISWSCLIVCGYVKLFQWLSVFSSWEGTAFSVAVLVLVTIVIQILICAYESELFTPNGLPLQDPIRQALIQNYAEIPYSAQPVIM
- the LOC133789378 gene encoding 1-acyl-sn-glycerol-3-phosphate acyltransferase 3-like; the protein is MAVPASLVIVPIGILFLFSGLTVNLFQAVFFVLVRPLSKNMYRRINKVIAELLWLELIWLIDWWAAIKVEVHTDADTFRLLGKEHALVISNHRSDIDWLVGWVLAQRSGCLGSSLAIVKKEAKFLPIIGWSMWFSDYVFLERNWTKDEITLKSGFRRLEDFPVPFWLALFVEGTRFTQGKLAAAQHYAAARGLPVPRNVLIPRTKGFVSAVSHMRSFVPAIYDCTVAIPTNQSPPTLLRMFGGKTSVVKVQIRRHSMHELPETEDGMAQWCRDVFVTKDVLLENYSTRGKFTDLEHQKIDRPKKSLIVVTCWSCLIVYGIVKLFRWSSLLSSWQGITFFGAFLVLVTFTMQILVHSSESERSTPIGLPSQDPMKQAFIQNYAENQRVDNSS